The following are encoded together in the Ranitomeya imitator isolate aRanImi1 chromosome 4, aRanImi1.pri, whole genome shotgun sequence genome:
- the LOC138674743 gene encoding olfactory receptor 11A1-like produces MCRDNQTITTELVLLGFGHLHLVKPIVLLMCLLTYFIILAGNLLIIGLITTSPRLSSPMYFFLCNLSSCEVIFTTNIMPNMINVMWSDSGTISLNGCIIQFYVYTSSGSAECLLLTVMAFDRYLAICNPLRYASIMNVKTCIHLVVWAWLSGFIGMCIIVTTISSLQFCGANVVDHFFCDLQPILHLSSSDTSLVQVEVLVYAMLMGILPFVLIILSYVAIFYTIIKIPSETGRQKAFSTCSSHLATVCTYFGTILIIYLVPSHKRSVEVNKILSLFYTVLTPLFNPIIYSLRNQEMQACFAALIFFFIPSRNKQSNAT; encoded by the coding sequence ATGTGCAGAGACAACCAGACAATAACGACAGAACTCGTTCTTCTGGGATTTGGACATCTCCACCTGGTCAAGCCCATTGTCCTTCTCATGTGTCTTCTAACATATTTCATCATTCTGGCAGGGAACCTCTTAATAATTGGTTTAATTACAACAAGCCCAagactcagctctcccatgtactttTTCCTCTGTAACCTTTCTTCTTGTGAAGTTATTTTCACAACTAACATCATGCCTAATATGATCAATGTCATGTGGAGCGATAGTGGGACAATCTCCTTAAATGGCTGTATTATCCAGTTCTATGTTTACACATCATCCGGGAGCGCTGAGTGCCTTCTCCTTACAGTCATGGCTTTCGATCGATACTTAGCCATCTGCAACCCCTTGAGATATGCTTCAATTATGAATGTCAAGACCTGCATTCATCTGGTGGTCTGGGCTTGGCTTTCTGGCTTCATAGGAATGTGTATAATAGTCACAACAATATCAAGCCTACAGTTCTGTGGAGCAAATGTAGTTGATCATTTTTTTTGTGACTTACAACCCATTTTACATTTGTCTTCATCTGATACCTCACTGGTGCAGGTAGAAGTTTTGGTATATGCCATGTTAATGGGTATTCTCCCTTTTGTGCTCATTATCTTAAGTTATGTGGCCATATTTTATACCATTATCAAGATACCCTCAGAGACTGGGCGGCAGAAGGCTTTTTCCACCTGTAGCTCACATCTGGCTACTGTCTGTACATACTTTGGGACAATCCTCATCATCTATTTGGTTCCTTCTCACAAACGCTCGGTAGAAGTCAACAAAATCCTCTCTCTTTTTTACACTGTATTAACACCTTTGTTTAATCCCATAATATACAGCCTAAGGAACCAAGAAATGCAAGCATGTTTCGCAGCGTTGATATTCTTCTTCATTCCAAGCAGAAATAAGCAAAGTAATGCAACCTAA